From Syntrophorhabdaceae bacterium, one genomic window encodes:
- the tsaE gene encoding tRNA (adenosine(37)-N6)-threonylcarbamoyltransferase complex ATPase subunit type 1 TsaE, producing MEKREFISRSPSETFDIGDRIGRQANRGEVYALYGELGSGKTHLVKGIARGMGVPDWEYVMSPSFAIMNLYEGTSVLCHVDLYRIEADEVHDLNLEEFLDTGIVVVEWADKGLPWNDNIEIQVEITGENERKIVMIKR from the coding sequence ATGGAGAAGAGAGAATTTATATCGAGAAGTCCCTCTGAAACGTTCGATATCGGGGATCGCATAGGAAGACAGGCGAACCGCGGCGAAGTGTATGCCCTGTACGGGGAGCTTGGATCCGGAAAAACCCATCTGGTGAAGGGTATTGCGCGGGGCATGGGGGTACCCGATTGGGAATACGTGATGAGCCCTTCCTTTGCTATCATGAATCTCTATGAAGGAACATCCGTACTCTGCCACGTGGATCTCTACAGAATAGAAGCCGACGAGGTTCACGATCTTAATCTCGAAGAGTTTCTGGACACGGGGATTGTGGTCGTGGAATGGGCCGATAAAGGCCTTCCGTGGAACGACAATATCGAGATCCAGGTAGAAATTACTGGAGAAAATGAACGAAAAATTGTTATGATCAAACGATAA